A part of Limihaloglobus sulfuriphilus genomic DNA contains:
- the ilvB gene encoding biosynthetic-type acetolactate synthase large subunit produces the protein MSKTETQSAGKGTCIKTGAQIIVDILQEQGVETVFGYLGGVVLPLFDKIYDAKFNFIIPRHEQGGCHMADAYARATGKTGVVIATSGPGATNLTTGLATANMDSVPLVAITGQVRSDLIGNDAFQEVDTTGITRPITKHNVIVRDVSELASTLREAFHIANTGRKGPVLVDIPVDVAVSSIEWTEPGVIDMPGYKPRLTGHAKQIKTAAQAINSSQRPVLYVGGGIISANASKQLSELAEKANVPVTMTLMGLGAFDQKKPLSLDMLGMHGAAYANFAVQESDLLISIGARFDDRVTGSLKTFCPNAKILHIDIDPASISKNVKVDIPVVGDAIQILPELAALCEHKERKDWFARIAELKKRYPLTYDKQNGLLKPQMVIEEVYNQTKGDAIVTTGVGQHQMWAAQFFKYSRPRQFITSGGLGTMGFGLPAAIGAQAACPDRTVIDFDGDSSFNMTLTELSTAVMYKLPVKVVLLNNGYMGMVRQWQELFYGKRYSQSSLVNPDFGKLAQAMGATGLTCESKDNLQETVSKMLASEGPCVVDFHIEPEENVWPMVPSGKSLHEMDGIDILERLA, from the coding sequence ATGAGCAAGACTGAAACCCAGTCAGCCGGAAAAGGTACCTGCATAAAGACAGGTGCGCAAATCATCGTTGACATCCTGCAGGAACAGGGTGTCGAAACCGTTTTCGGCTACCTTGGCGGTGTTGTACTTCCCTTGTTTGACAAGATTTATGACGCCAAGTTCAATTTCATCATCCCCCGACACGAACAAGGCGGCTGCCACATGGCAGATGCCTATGCACGCGCTACAGGCAAAACCGGAGTTGTAATCGCAACATCCGGACCCGGTGCTACAAATCTGACCACCGGCCTGGCAACTGCTAATATGGACTCTGTGCCGCTGGTTGCTATCACCGGCCAGGTACGCAGCGACCTCATAGGCAACGACGCCTTCCAGGAAGTTGACACAACCGGCATAACCCGCCCTATCACAAAACATAACGTCATCGTAAGAGATGTAAGCGAGCTGGCTTCGACACTCCGCGAAGCATTCCATATCGCCAACACCGGCCGCAAGGGTCCGGTTCTGGTAGATATCCCCGTTGACGTTGCGGTATCTTCCATTGAGTGGACTGAGCCGGGCGTGATTGACATGCCGGGCTACAAGCCCCGTCTGACAGGACATGCCAAGCAGATAAAAACTGCCGCACAGGCAATCAACAGCTCGCAAAGGCCTGTCTTGTACGTTGGCGGCGGAATAATTTCCGCTAACGCCTCAAAACAGCTTTCCGAGCTGGCGGAGAAGGCAAACGTTCCGGTGACTATGACGCTGATGGGGCTGGGCGCTTTTGACCAGAAAAAACCGCTCTCGCTTGATATGCTGGGAATGCACGGCGCAGCGTATGCAAATTTCGCCGTTCAGGAATCCGACCTGCTGATTTCGATTGGAGCAAGGTTCGATGACCGTGTTACGGGTTCATTGAAAACTTTCTGCCCAAACGCGAAGATACTTCATATTGACATTGATCCTGCAAGCATATCTAAAAATGTAAAGGTAGATATCCCCGTCGTGGGCGATGCAATTCAGATTCTCCCCGAGCTGGCCGCACTGTGCGAGCATAAAGAAAGAAAAGACTGGTTTGCCAGGATAGCAGAGCTGAAAAAACGCTACCCGCTGACCTATGACAAGCAGAACGGTCTTCTCAAGCCGCAAATGGTGATTGAGGAAGTTTATAACCAGACCAAAGGCGATGCTATTGTCACTACCGGTGTAGGGCAGCACCAGATGTGGGCGGCGCAGTTCTTTAAATATTCAAGGCCGCGTCAGTTTATCACCTCCGGAGGCCTTGGAACAATGGGCTTTGGACTGCCCGCGGCTATCGGCGCTCAGGCAGCCTGCCCTGACAGGACGGTAATTGACTTTGACGGTGACAGCAGTTTCAATATGACATTAACAGAGCTATCAACAGCAGTTATGTATAAACTGCCGGTAAAGGTTGTCCTGCTCAACAATGGATATATGGGCATGGTACGCCAGTGGCAGGAGCTTTTCTACGGAAAACGATACTCACAAAGCTCACTGGTAAACCCCGATTTCGGAAAACTTGCCCAGGCCATGGGGGCAACAGGACTTACATGTGAGAGCAAAGACAATCTGCAAGAAACGGTAAGCAAGATGCTCGCCAGCGAAGGCCCGTGCGTTGTTGATTTCCACATTGAACCGGAAGAAAACGTCTGGCCAATGGTTCCAAGCGGAAAATCACTGCACGAAATGGACGGAATTGACATTCTTGAGAGACTTGCTTAA
- the ilvN gene encoding acetolactate synthase small subunit yields MKHVISALVQNKPGVLAHVAGMFAARAFNIDSLAVGRTDNPELSRMTIVVVGDNRVVEQVRKQLAKIISVVKVQDYVDRSVVTRDLMLISINTPQDKRSEILALINIFRGKVVDVSAKYVMVEISGPEAKIEAFMDACKPYGIKSVVRTGTVAMPRFSKT; encoded by the coding sequence ATGAAACACGTAATAAGCGCATTAGTTCAGAATAAACCCGGCGTTCTGGCACACGTTGCCGGCATGTTCGCCGCCAGGGCTTTTAATATCGATTCACTTGCCGTTGGAAGAACTGACAACCCCGAGCTGAGTCGAATGACCATTGTTGTTGTCGGCGACAACCGGGTTGTAGAACAGGTTCGCAAACAGCTGGCAAAAATTATATCTGTCGTAAAAGTACAGGATTATGTTGACAGAAGCGTGGTAACACGCGATCTTATGCTTATAAGCATCAACACGCCGCAGGATAAAAGATCAGAAATACTTGCTTTAATAAATATTTTCCGCGGTAAGGTTGTTGACGTAAGCGCAAAATATGTTATGGTAGAGATTTCCGGCCCGGAAGCAAAAATTGAGGCCTTTATGGACGCCTGTAAGCCATACGGGATCAAAAGTGTAGTTCGCACGGGCACGGTAGCAATGCCGAGATTTTCTAAAACTTAA
- the ilvC gene encoding ketol-acid reductoisomerase: MANVIYEDGAPIQPLMGKKVAVIGYGSQGHAHSQNLRDSGIEVSIAELEGTDNYKLAQEHGFSPSAIPSAIESAELIIITLPDEVQATVFESQIKPNLKPGQTLGFCHGFNIHFKYIVAPENTNVVMIAPKGPGHLVRSEYVKGGGVPCLVAVEQDASGTAKDIALAWANGIGGARAGIIETTYKEETETDLFGEQVVLCGGLTALIKAGFETLTEAGYQPEIAYFECMHEVKLIVDLMYQGGINYMRYSVSNTAEWGDLITGSKIITDQTKAKMKEILSEIQDGTFAKEWIEEYKSGLKNFNALYKADHDCQLEVVGRKLRKMMKWIDAKEV; the protein is encoded by the coding sequence ATGGCAAATGTTATTTACGAAGATGGTGCACCAATACAACCCCTTATGGGAAAAAAGGTTGCAGTAATAGGCTACGGAAGCCAGGGACATGCACACAGTCAGAACCTGCGTGACAGCGGCATCGAAGTATCGATTGCTGAGCTGGAAGGCACGGACAACTACAAACTGGCTCAGGAGCATGGATTCTCACCATCTGCTATCCCCTCAGCTATTGAAAGCGCAGAGCTGATAATTATCACCCTGCCCGACGAAGTTCAGGCAACAGTATTTGAATCACAGATCAAACCGAACCTCAAACCAGGCCAGACCCTTGGTTTCTGCCACGGTTTCAACATTCACTTCAAATACATCGTTGCACCGGAAAATACCAACGTGGTAATGATAGCCCCCAAGGGCCCCGGCCACCTCGTACGCAGTGAATACGTAAAAGGCGGCGGCGTTCCGTGTCTGGTAGCTGTTGAGCAGGACGCATCGGGAACGGCTAAAGATATCGCCCTTGCGTGGGCGAACGGTATCGGCGGCGCGCGTGCCGGCATCATTGAGACAACATACAAAGAAGAAACTGAAACAGACCTCTTCGGCGAACAGGTTGTCCTGTGCGGCGGTCTTACTGCCCTTATAAAGGCCGGTTTTGAGACACTAACAGAGGCCGGTTACCAGCCGGAAATCGCGTATTTTGAGTGTATGCACGAAGTAAAACTTATCGTTGACCTGATGTATCAGGGCGGCATCAACTACATGAGATACAGCGTTTCCAATACAGCGGAATGGGGCGATCTGATTACAGGCTCCAAAATCATCACTGACCAGACAAAGGCAAAGATGAAAGAGATTCTCTCTGAGATACAGGACGGCACATTCGCAAAAGAATGGATCGAAGAGTACAAGAGCGGTCTCAAAAACTTCAACGCCTTGTACAAAGCCGACCACGACTGTCAGCTCGAGGTTGTAGGCCGTAAGCTTCGTAAAATGATGAAATGGATTGATGCCAAAGAAGTTTAA
- a CDS encoding YkgJ family cysteine cluster protein, with protein MAKHKQTKSLCDNCTGICCRYIALPIETPETRKDFDDIRWYLCHENISVFVEDGDWYISIKNACRHLCPETYKCLIYPKRPDICRRHKAKGCERDTDEYDYELHFTDDTQMEEYIKIKFDNNLTPSGRKKAARKKSK; from the coding sequence ATGGCAAAACACAAACAGACAAAAAGTTTATGCGACAATTGCACGGGCATCTGCTGCAGATATATAGCTCTGCCGATTGAAACCCCGGAGACACGCAAGGATTTCGATGATATACGCTGGTACCTCTGCCATGAGAATATAAGCGTTTTCGTGGAAGACGGCGACTGGTATATCTCCATAAAGAACGCCTGCAGGCACCTTTGCCCCGAGACGTACAAATGCCTTATATACCCCAAACGACCCGATATATGCCGCCGGCACAAGGCAAAAGGCTGCGAACGGGACACAGACGAGTACGATTATGAGCTTCATTTCACCGATGATACTCAAATGGAAGAATACATAAAGATTAAGTTTGACAACAACCTCACTCCCTCAGGCAGGAAAAAAGCCGCAAGGAAGAAAAGCAAATGA
- the hisS gene encoding histidine--tRNA ligase: MKIKPVKGTRDFYPEQMRLRNWITDGWKSASLRCGFQEYDGPIFEYLAMYQQKSGDEIAEQLFSLEDRGGRNLAIRPEITPTLARMVNQKINALPRPIKWFSVPRVCRAERPQKGRLREFFQWNIDIIGVEDIIADAEVIFCAVDYLRSAGLTAADIVAKISSRKMLADIFESLGVPPEKHTPLYAVLDKRAKISDEAFAEMLDKTLADKPLEAKVTELMNIKTIKELYETIELTDAAKSAVDELKRLFEMLDAMGISDFCQFDISIVRGLAYYTGPVFEIHDRGGELRAVCGGGRFDNLLKDFGGPEVPATGMGMGDCVLEILLREKGLIDDNMTGELDYYIVCLDSELMSTAISTTAALRSKGFSAEMTYKPAKMGKQMKQAAGLGAKYCIILGQEYLEHGMVGLKNMKTGDQEDKILSDIIDTETKA, encoded by the coding sequence ATGAAGATAAAACCGGTAAAAGGCACGCGTGATTTCTATCCCGAACAAATGCGTCTGCGCAACTGGATAACTGACGGCTGGAAATCTGCGTCCCTGAGATGCGGTTTCCAGGAATATGACGGCCCGATATTTGAATATCTGGCGATGTATCAGCAAAAGAGCGGCGACGAAATAGCTGAACAGCTCTTCTCTCTCGAAGACCGCGGCGGCAGGAATCTGGCCATCAGGCCCGAGATAACCCCCACGCTTGCCCGCATGGTAAATCAGAAAATAAACGCACTGCCGCGGCCGATAAAGTGGTTTTCCGTGCCCAGAGTCTGCCGTGCGGAGCGGCCGCAAAAGGGAAGGCTTCGGGAATTTTTCCAATGGAATATAGATATAATCGGCGTTGAAGACATTATAGCAGATGCGGAAGTCATATTCTGCGCGGTTGACTACCTGCGGTCTGCAGGTCTGACAGCCGCTGATATTGTTGCCAAAATCTCATCAAGAAAGATGCTTGCTGATATTTTTGAGAGTCTGGGGGTACCGCCGGAAAAGCACACCCCCCTTTACGCCGTGCTGGACAAGCGAGCCAAGATCAGTGACGAGGCATTTGCAGAGATGCTCGATAAGACTCTTGCCGACAAGCCGCTTGAGGCCAAAGTAACTGAACTTATGAACATTAAAACAATCAAAGAGCTCTATGAGACTATAGAGCTTACAGATGCGGCAAAATCCGCTGTTGACGAGCTCAAACGGCTCTTTGAGATGCTTGATGCGATGGGCATATCGGATTTCTGCCAATTTGATATCAGTATCGTCAGAGGCCTTGCCTATTATACAGGGCCTGTGTTTGAAATACACGATCGAGGCGGCGAGCTTAGAGCGGTTTGCGGCGGCGGGCGTTTTGATAATCTGTTAAAGGATTTCGGCGGCCCGGAAGTTCCCGCAACGGGAATGGGTATGGGCGACTGCGTACTCGAGATACTTCTGCGGGAGAAAGGATTGATAGACGATAATATGACCGGCGAGCTGGATTATTACATCGTCTGCCTCGACAGCGAGCTTATGAGCACCGCGATTTCAACGACTGCCGCGCTTCGAAGTAAAGGCTTCTCTGCGGAGATGACCTATAAACCGGCTAAGATGGGCAAACAAATGAAACAGGCTGCCGGCCTTGGAGCAAAGTACTGCATAATCCTCGGACAGGAATATCTCGAACATGGCATGGTTGGCCTAAAGAACATGAAAACAGGTGATCAGGAAGATAAAATTCTAAGTGATATTATCGACACCGAGACAAAGGCATAG
- a CDS encoding nucleotide pyrophosphohydrolase: MKHDYDTIKKLALEFRNERDWQQFHTPKDLAEGLTIEAAELLENFLWKTPDESRSPSAKTKKQIEHELSDILLFLIYLCHELNIDLFEAAADKIKHNAEKYPVEKSKGSNKKYTEL, encoded by the coding sequence ATGAAGCATGATTACGATACCATAAAAAAACTGGCACTGGAATTTCGAAACGAGCGAGACTGGCAGCAGTTTCACACACCAAAAGACCTCGCCGAGGGACTTACGATAGAAGCCGCGGAACTGCTGGAAAATTTTCTTTGGAAAACGCCTGATGAATCACGCAGCCCATCTGCGAAAACAAAGAAACAGATTGAACACGAGCTCTCTGATATCCTGCTGTTTTTGATTTACCTCTGCCATGAGCTGAATATCGACCTCTTTGAGGCGGCGGCAGATAAGATCAAACACAACGCGGAGAAATATCCTGTCGAAAAGTCAAAAGGTTCCAACAAGAAATACACCGAACTCTGA
- a CDS encoding SO_0444 family Cu/Zn efflux transporter produces MNKVLTIISEFWDILAEMSPYLLLGFAIAGFLSVVLSTEFVRRHLGGNNIWSVIKASLFGVPLPLCSCGILPVTASLRKQGAGKGACVSFIISTPQTGVDSVAITYSLLGPFYAIIRPVTAFLSGIAGGAVMLFFDKSKSKSRPEVQSEPESDTAQDCCSGNEDSGCCDTKAENKTPGRFIKALKYGFLDLPADVAGAMIVGLIIAALVSVFVPETLFADKISNRFVQMLVMMVMGIPMYVCSAASVPVAAALILKGVSPGAALVFLMTGPATNAAALTTIYHSLGRTAMLVYLGTVAVCSLLFGVILDFLAFNMSIDVVDHGMAMPSKWLMNLSAVILLAVLINGFIKDKNLFWYKAAE; encoded by the coding sequence ATGAACAAAGTTTTAACGATAATCAGTGAATTCTGGGACATACTGGCGGAAATGTCGCCGTATCTGCTTCTGGGATTCGCGATAGCCGGTTTTTTGTCGGTGGTACTTTCCACAGAGTTTGTACGCCGGCATCTTGGCGGCAATAACATCTGGAGCGTTATCAAGGCGTCTCTTTTCGGTGTTCCTCTGCCGCTGTGTTCGTGCGGGATACTGCCGGTTACTGCGTCTTTGCGTAAACAGGGAGCGGGTAAGGGTGCATGTGTATCGTTTATCATATCTACGCCCCAGACCGGCGTTGACAGTGTTGCAATCACATATTCACTGCTTGGCCCGTTTTATGCAATTATACGGCCTGTAACTGCGTTCCTGTCCGGAATCGCCGGCGGGGCGGTAATGCTGTTTTTTGACAAAAGTAAGAGCAAAAGCCGCCCTGAAGTGCAATCAGAGCCTGAGAGTGATACAGCTCAAGACTGCTGCAGCGGTAATGAGGATAGCGGCTGCTGCGATACTAAAGCGGAGAATAAAACCCCCGGCAGGTTTATAAAGGCGTTGAAATACGGCTTTCTGGATCTGCCCGCAGATGTTGCAGGAGCTATGATTGTCGGGTTGATAATCGCCGCTCTGGTGTCTGTTTTTGTTCCGGAAACGCTGTTTGCCGATAAGATCAGCAACCGTTTTGTTCAGATGCTTGTGATGATGGTTATGGGCATCCCCATGTACGTCTGCTCTGCGGCATCGGTACCGGTCGCGGCAGCCTTGATACTCAAGGGTGTCAGCCCTGGTGCGGCGCTGGTTTTTCTGATGACCGGACCGGCGACGAACGCCGCGGCATTGACGACAATATACCATTCACTGGGCAGAACGGCTATGCTTGTATATCTTGGAACTGTAGCTGTCTGTTCACTGTTATTTGGGGTGATTCTCGATTTTCTGGCATTTAACATGTCGATAGATGTCGTCGATCACGGAATGGCAATGCCCAGCAAATGGCTTATGAATTTATCGGCTGTTATCCTTCTGGCAGTCCTTATAAACGGTTTTATCAAAGACAAAAATCTTTTCTGGTATAAAGCCGCTGAGTAA
- a CDS encoding segregation and condensation protein A, giving the protein MSDYKIQLDNLFAGPLDLLLYLVRKEEVDVYDIPISKITQEYLKYMEMLSGLDIELAGEFLTMAATLMEIKSAMLLPRTSLMGDEDGEGDDIDPRSELIKQLLEYKKFRDAANLLDSRQADQQEKYPRPDSILSNIKNDQEPELDMDDVSIWLLLETFDNLMRSIGRYQDYSEIQDDTPIDYYQVDILHRLQKLGPMTFEHIFQDHSSRSAMIGLFLALLELVRDRLVWTEQSDDSKVIYLKALTDKPAYDAVHSVMLAVEEENNNEQSFNDNQ; this is encoded by the coding sequence TTGTCAGACTACAAAATACAGCTGGATAACCTGTTTGCCGGTCCGCTTGACCTGCTGCTCTACCTCGTAAGAAAAGAAGAGGTCGATGTCTATGATATTCCAATATCAAAGATAACCCAAGAGTACCTTAAGTATATGGAGATGCTCAGCGGGCTTGACATAGAGCTGGCAGGAGAGTTTCTGACGATGGCGGCTACGCTGATGGAAATTAAGTCGGCAATGCTTCTGCCCAGGACATCTTTGATGGGCGACGAGGATGGCGAGGGGGATGATATAGACCCGCGGAGCGAGCTGATAAAGCAGCTTCTCGAATACAAGAAATTCCGTGACGCCGCCAACCTGCTTGACAGCAGACAGGCCGACCAGCAGGAGAAGTATCCCCGCCCTGACAGCATTCTCTCAAACATCAAGAATGACCAGGAGCCGGAGCTTGATATGGATGATGTCAGTATCTGGCTGCTGCTTGAGACTTTCGACAACCTTATGAGGTCAATAGGCCGGTATCAGGACTACAGCGAGATACAGGATGATACGCCGATTGATTACTATCAGGTTGATATTTTGCATCGGCTGCAAAAACTCGGGCCCATGACGTTTGAACATATTTTCCAGGATCACAGCAGCCGCTCCGCCATGATAGGCTTATTCCTTGCTCTTTTGGAGCTTGTACGGGATCGTCTGGTATGGACCGAACAATCTGACGATTCTAAAGTAATATACCTAAAGGCTTTGACGGATAAGCCTGCTTATGATGCTGTTCACAGCGTAATGTTAGCTGTTGAAGAGGAAAATAACAATGAACAAAGTTTTAACGATAATCAGTGA
- the trpS gene encoding tryptophan--tRNA ligase yields the protein MRILSGIQPSGKLHIGNYFGAMRQHLAMQHDNEAYYFIAEYHALTSNPDPEKLHENVFGVAADYLALGLEPEKTVFWRQSDVPEVVELEWILSCITPVGLMQRCVSYKDKVAQGLSPNHGLFSYPLLQVADILAFDSELVPVGADQKQHIEITRDIAMRFNNIYGETFVIPKDHIVESVAVVPGTDGRKMSKSYDNTIQIFEPEKQMRKKVMRIQTDSTPVEEPKDPDKCNVFALLKLFADESELADWDSRYRSGGMGYGDAKKRLAELMVEYFRPYRQRREELAADHDYLRKVLKDGAERARAQARKTLERARLAVGLRP from the coding sequence TTGAGGATATTATCAGGGATACAGCCGTCAGGAAAACTTCATATCGGTAACTACTTCGGGGCAATGCGCCAGCATCTCGCGATGCAGCATGATAATGAGGCATATTATTTTATCGCTGAATATCACGCCTTAACCAGCAATCCCGACCCTGAAAAGCTGCATGAAAATGTGTTCGGTGTCGCCGCGGACTATCTGGCTTTGGGGCTTGAGCCTGAAAAGACAGTATTCTGGCGCCAGTCGGATGTGCCGGAGGTTGTCGAGCTTGAATGGATATTGTCCTGCATCACTCCGGTAGGGCTCATGCAGAGGTGTGTAAGCTATAAGGACAAGGTAGCACAAGGGTTATCGCCGAATCACGGCTTGTTTTCCTATCCCCTGCTGCAGGTTGCAGATATTCTGGCCTTTGACAGTGAGCTTGTTCCGGTAGGAGCCGACCAGAAGCAGCATATCGAGATAACACGCGATATAGCAATGCGTTTCAATAATATCTATGGTGAGACGTTTGTTATTCCCAAGGATCATATCGTCGAGTCGGTAGCGGTGGTGCCTGGGACTGACGGGCGAAAAATGAGCAAAAGCTACGACAATACGATACAGATATTCGAGCCGGAAAAGCAGATGCGCAAAAAGGTTATGCGGATACAGACAGACTCGACTCCGGTAGAAGAGCCAAAAGACCCTGATAAATGCAACGTGTTTGCCCTGCTCAAACTTTTTGCTGATGAATCCGAGCTTGCCGACTGGGATTCCAGATACCGCAGCGGCGGGATGGGCTACGGCGATGCCAAGAAGCGTCTTGCCGAGCTTATGGTAGAATACTTCCGGCCGTACAGGCAGCGGCGTGAGGAGCTGGCGGCGGACCATGATTACCTTCGCAAGGTTTTGAAGGACGGCGCCGAACGGGCTCGCGCGCAGGCCCGTAAAACTCTGGAACGGGCGCGTCTTGCGGTAGGGCTTCGCCCGTAA
- the folD gene encoding bifunctional methylenetetrahydrofolate dehydrogenase/methenyltetrahydrofolate cyclohydrolase FolD codes for MTAKVISGKEIAHQIREELKAEVAQLSKKGIVPGLGVVLVGEDPASISYVTAKERACEDIGIFSDDNRLPADTSEEELLALVDKMNKDTKINGILVQLPLPDHIDEARVLLAIDPAKDVDGFHPMNVGKMVVGEKAFLPCTPHGVIQMIKRAGVELSGAEVVIVGRSNIVGKPLANLLIQKSDKGNATVTVCHTRTKDIAAHTRNADIVIAAVGRPNTITADMVKEGACVIDVGVNRVADATKKKGFRLVGDVDFEAVSEKAACITPVPGGVGPMTITMLLYNTVESAKMANGII; via the coding sequence ATGACAGCTAAAGTTATCAGCGGCAAAGAGATAGCCCATCAGATACGTGAAGAGCTCAAGGCCGAGGTTGCCCAGCTTTCAAAAAAGGGCATCGTCCCGGGTCTGGGCGTGGTCCTTGTGGGTGAGGATCCGGCGTCTATTTCTTATGTAACCGCCAAAGAGCGGGCTTGTGAGGATATCGGCATATTCTCGGACGATAACCGTCTGCCGGCGGATACCAGCGAAGAAGAGCTGCTCGCGCTTGTTGATAAGATGAACAAGGACACTAAGATAAACGGCATACTGGTTCAGCTTCCTCTGCCGGACCACATAGATGAAGCGCGTGTTCTGCTGGCGATTGATCCTGCCAAGGACGTTGACGGCTTCCACCCGATGAATGTGGGCAAGATGGTGGTCGGCGAGAAGGCGTTTCTGCCGTGCACCCCTCACGGCGTGATCCAGATGATAAAACGTGCCGGCGTAGAGCTCAGCGGCGCTGAAGTTGTCATCGTAGGCCGCAGCAATATTGTAGGTAAACCTCTTGCAAACCTGTTGATACAGAAATCTGACAAGGGTAATGCGACAGTGACTGTCTGCCACACACGTACAAAGGATATAGCCGCACATACCAGAAATGCCGACATTGTCATTGCCGCGGTAGGCAGACCCAATACAATAACGGCGGATATGGTCAAAGAAGGTGCTTGCGTCATTGATGTAGGCGTAAACCGTGTTGCTGACGCGACTAAGAAAAAAGGCTTCAGGCTTGTCGGCGATGTTGATTTTGAAGCAGTCAGCGAAAAGGCCGCATGCATAACCCCCGTCCCCGGCGGTGTCGGGCCGATGACGATAACAATGCTGCTTTACAATACAGTGGAATCAGCCAAAATGGCAAACGGAATTATATAG
- a CDS encoding DUF3738 domain-containing protein, producing MMSVRILLLSLFMFPILFASGCAKELSKTSNISIKRSNHSHVLYSRMKRYKGVTIPDVIQNMNRTYRIISSVELSPEFDIHVETDPYKITGAFEESFCLSITKDIRVIPVYVISKKDSLAEEFTVSTVADQRPSFRMHPVEMCKHFYHLDTYLDLFKPYEPAHYQFTNYTLSDFTFWLEQHLHCIIVDETCLTGAYDFELVTDKKKGVSLIDSLSGLGFDITREERTVEAIYIDQIQGCLPSMKFKHVDTEYLIYPAWEK from the coding sequence ATGATGAGCGTTCGGATTTTACTACTATCACTATTTATGTTTCCAATACTTTTTGCAAGCGGTTGTGCAAAAGAACTTTCCAAAACATCAAACATTTCAATAAAACGATCCAACCACAGTCATGTTTTATATTCACGCATGAAGCGATATAAAGGGGTTACGATACCAGATGTGATACAAAACATGAATCGAACCTATCGGATTATTTCATCTGTTGAATTATCACCTGAATTTGACATTCATGTTGAAACTGATCCGTACAAAATAACAGGTGCTTTTGAAGAGTCATTTTGTCTTTCAATAACAAAAGATATTCGAGTGATACCGGTTTATGTTATTTCAAAAAAAGATAGCTTGGCTGAAGAATTCACGGTTTCTACTGTTGCTGACCAACGCCCCAGTTTTAGAATGCATCCAGTTGAGATGTGTAAACATTTTTATCATCTTGATACTTATTTAGATTTATTCAAACCATACGAACCGGCTCACTATCAGTTCACAAATTATACACTTTCGGATTTTACGTTTTGGCTGGAACAACATCTCCATTGTATTATTGTAGATGAAACATGCCTTACAGGAGCTTACGATTTTGAACTTGTTACTGATAAGAAGAAGGGTGTCTCACTGATAGATAGCTTATCGGGGTTGGGATTTGATATAACCAGAGAAGAAAGAACTGTCGAAGCAATATACATAGATCAAATACAGGGTTGTCTTCCTTCTATGAAATTTAAACATGTTGATACCGAATATCTTATATATCCGGCATGGGAAAAATAA